The proteins below are encoded in one region of Brassica napus cultivar Da-Ae chromosome A6, Da-Ae, whole genome shotgun sequence:
- the LOC106351885 gene encoding probable E3 ubiquitin-protein ligase ARI15, with translation MEDDDLQRPYSVCTRDDLKERITKQIDVISEIFCVSNSDATVLLMKLRWNSQLLSERLSQENKKLLTESGLKPVDVTDSNQDLSDSSCDEFYEFFDDVDDDDRDDVVKVSTPFCSHKFSTAYWSKYLEKNFFSVEKTVDTISCPHENCGASVGRDTIEKLTVNDKNSYDEYVLRSYLEKSKRQIKQCPAQGCSYFIEFHKGTDAEEYGLNVVCLCGHTFCCRCSLETHRPVTCNNASDWLSRDLQKLSEASEKSLSFLWIEDNTETCPHCLSPLEIGLGSLDSKFVPCGYCSGSFCWECMHSEESHKTESGTYGDCLEPVEQDPLWNVEVVDTSCLDRWEACEVSLVEARSELQAFKESDNTSEEYIRIVRDGLMLIVQCRQFLKWTCVYEHIHLEYEASKKEFLRFLQDYANTLVERYAETLKEDTKALSAAQLVCNVPAVTSSIGNYFYNFSKALKDGLDAVKVKHYDDFAPCWLCDRCSSANTWLHKACQMCCESPVVEAK, from the exons ATGGAGGATGATGATCTACAGAGACCGTATTCGGTTTGTACAAGAGATGATCTTAAAGAGAGGATAACTAAACAGATCGATGTTATCTCCGAGATCTTCTGCGTTTCAAACTCCGACGCCACCGTACTCCTCATGAAACTCCGATGGAACTCGCAGCTTCTTTCAGAGCGGCTGAGCCAAGAAAACAAGAAACTGTTGACTGAGTCAGGTTTGAAACCAGTTGATGTTACCGACTCGAACCAAGATTTGTCCGATTCTTCTTGTGATGAGTTTTATGAGTTCTTTGATGACGTCGATGATGATGATCGAGATGATGTTGTTAAAGTCTCCACACCCTTTTGTTCTCACAAGTTCTCCACTGCTTATTGGAGTAAGTATCTCGAGAAGAACTTCTTCTCCGTGGAGAAAACCGTAGATACAATCTCTTGCCCTCATGAAAACTGTGGAGCTTCTGTTGGACGAGACACGATCGAGAAGCTAACGGTGAACGATAAAAACAGTTACGATGAGTACGTTCTGAGATCTTACCTCGAGAAAAGCAAGAGACAGATCAAGCAATGTCCTGCACAGGGTTGCAGTTACTTCATTGAGTTTCATAAAGGGACCGATGCTGAAGAGTATGGCTTAAACGTTGTGTGTCTATGTGGACACACCTTCTGCTGTAGATGCAGCCTTGAGACACACAGACCTGTGACATGCAACAACGCCTCTGATTGGCTGTCTAGAGACTTACAGAAGCTGTCAGAGGCATCAGAGAAGTCACTGAGCTTTTTATGGATCGAAGACAACACGGAGACTTGCCCTCATTGCCTATCTCCTTTGGAGATTGGTCTTGGTTCACTAGACTCCAAGTTCGTTCCTTGTGGCTACTGCAG TGGTAGCTTCTGTTGGGAGTGTATGCACTCTGAAGAATCCCACAAAACGGAATCAGGAACCTATGGAGACTGTCTTGAACCAGTAGAGCAGGATCCACTCTGGAACGTAGAAGTGGTGGATACTTCGTGTTTGGATCGCTGGGAGGCGTGTGAGGTTTCATTGGTGGAAGCTAGATCCGAGCTCCAAGCTTTCAAGGAATCCGACAACACCAGCGAAGAGTACATTAGGATTGTAAGAGACGGTCTGATGCTGATTGTTCAGTGCAGACAGTTCCTTAAATGGACCTGCGTGTACGAACACATCCACTTGGAGTACGAGGCCTCGAAGAAGGAGTTTCTGAGGTTCCTTCAAGACTACGCAAACACACTTGTCGAGAGATACGCAGAGACTTTGAAGGAGGACACAAAAGCCTTGTCTGCTGCACAGCTTGTTTGCAATGTACCCGCCGTGACAAGCAGCATTGGTAACTACTTTTATAACTTCTCCAAGGCTTTGAAAGATGGTTTGGACGCTGTGAAGGTGAAGCACTATGACGACTTTGCTCCTTGCTGGTTGTGTGACCGCTGCAGCTCCGCAAACACTTGGCTACATAAGGCGTGTCAGATGTGCTGTGAATCTCCTGTGGTTGAAGCAAAGTGA